The DNA sequence tagtacatcaaaattaaatttgtaaaattttatGTCTATAATAAAcacatttttttatcttaaaaaagaaaagatttgtgGACTTTAACTAATaatgttcaaaaataaaaagaaattaaaaaacaaaaaattgaaaacccTTTTTAGTCCTGAATTCTCATATATAAAATGTTTacataattttgaataaattattttattaatttatataattttattaattttttattatttaaagtttttaattaaatttttatattagataaaaaaacAATCAACTAGTAACTAATCACCTTGGAGTTTACTCTTCTTTCTTGACAAAAGGAAGAAAACAcgttttattatgtatttatagagTCGTAATTAACAGATTTTTAGTTAGCATATAACTAATTCTTATACTAATTATATAAAATCCAATCATTTATATGTATATTGGTTTTgtcattttaatataaatatgaatttaattttaatgtattgacaATGTAAAACATTTTATTCTGTcatataattatatctatttttttatgatCATTCATATTGTTAATgtaaaagatagttatttttattgacatgcgtaaaattattttatattacacAATACATTAATATAACGCGTAAAAATAACTATCTTTCACATGAAACTGCGTATATAATCATCCAAAAGAACCAACATGATTTTTGGATAAAAGGTTTTAATTAAActcatatttaaatatattattttataaaaaaatgttaagtGAACAAATAACTTTTTTAACCACTAACCAAATTTTCTTTGCACTAAACtcttaaaagagaaaaatgattGAGTTGGCGTATGTAACTATGATCAGATATTCATGGAGAAGGGTTCATGGCGGAAAGCATAGCATTTGTGAACTCAGCGGGTCTAAAAGCAAGCGGAGCAGTAGCCGTACGCAACGAAGCAAACAACACCGTCTTCTACCGATGTTCCATCGACGGTTACCAGGACACTCTATGGGCAGTTTCCGGCCGGCAGTTCTACAAGAACTGCGACATCTACGGCACCGTCGACTTCATCTACGGCGCCGCCGCCGCCGTCTTCCAGGACTGCATGCTCTACGCCAGATACCGTGATCACGTGACATTCACCGCTCAGTCACGTGACGATCCAAATGACAATAACTCCGCCTTCACTTTCCAGAGATGCAACTTCACGATGTCTCCAGAAGATTCCATTTCGCATGCTAAGTCGGAGGTGCATGCGACTTTGGGCCGGCCATGGAGGCCGTACTCGACGGTGGCTATACTGCAGTGCTTTATTGACTCTATTGTTGGGCCCGCGGGCTGGGAAGAGATGCCAGGGCAGCCCACTGATAGGGTTACGTATGTGGAGTATGGGAATGTTGGGCCTGGAGCTGGTACGGACGGGAGAGTGAAGTGGCCTGGTGTTAGAGTGCTTCATCGACCAGCTGAAGCACAACGTTTCACTGCTTCCCATCTCTTGGATGCTGACTCCTGGATTCCATCCACTGGTGTTCCTTATGACAATGGAttctagttagttagttagttaattctattttcttttactaCCCGCTTTTCTGTTCTTTCCTTCTCGTTTTGTATGTGCCTTTAATTATTTGTGCTTAATTATCTTCTCAACTGTAATATTAGTGTTTGCTATATTTACCCTTTTAATTCATCAGATCAATTGTGGATTTTATTGTGTGTTCGACAAAGAGCCAAACAattaaaatgattttgtttatatatatatatatatttcattgtATTTTTCGACTTGCAAGAGAATGACTAATCTATTGCGATATTAAACTCTATTTaaggtatttatatattttataaattaaaaatgttaatcATGGCAAAAGtacttaagaaaaaaaaatacttttttttatataccgACTCACTAGCTACTTAGCCTGGTTTAAAATAAGTAAAGTCCAACCAACAGATATTATCTGGATCAACACCTACCCAATCTCATAAAGGTCGGGAACGACGATGTTATACAAGCTTTACTTACCCGAATCAGTAATTAATCCCTACAATCTTTTTTACTCATCTAAAAAGGAGATCTCAACAACTTTCCTAACAAAAAGGAATGGTTATCCAGGCCACTATTAAAAATGAAATTACTCTAAAAAGTTGTTATTAACCTTACATATATAGCTATAAATATTCTGACACCCTCAGATATACTTCGaatccaatctactaaaaactagtctaaaatttttgctaacttaagtatcggagtccctcGTAAATACCACCCCCACTTTCATCAAGACGTCGAATGACGACACCATAGCCGCAAAAGACATCGGACGAATCACCCAAAAGCATTCGAAATTCATGTTCAAACAAAAAACAATCCAATTTTAAGTAAACTTCAGAAGAACTCCTAATTCCAAAAGTATCGATTTTTGTTATTTCTATATAATTATTGTCAAGTATAGTTGTCTACTAATATAATCTTACAAGTAGCATTTCTCTTTTATGAAACTATAATCCCATCTTTTGAAGGTTGATATAATAACAGAAATTGTTGTAGGCTAGTGCGGTTTTCATACAGCATGTAAATGATCAGAAATTGCTATAGACAGTCACAGATTATGTTAATATATTCTCTAAGGTAATTCGCTGCATCCTGTAGCGAATTATACACATGTTTATAAATGGTATATGAGCAACAAGTATATTCTCTCTTATGTTGGGGTATATagaatttgttttggtttttcGCTGGATCCTTTATTCGGGTAGGCCAAGAACTAATTCATCGTTATGACTAATCTATCGTCATGCACAAGATGAAATTTAAATCTTCAATACGAATTAATGAACTAATAACTAGACTAACTTAACTTAATTAATTTGTGACATGAATTAAAATTaagttatttattaaatttttttataatggacttactactttaaacaaaaataaaataaataaaataaaaaagttctaATCTAAtctacaaaataaattattttatttctatattatttatttagttggtacttttttttttaatttttttaaatttaattgttaggattaatttttttaatccacATAGAAGTTAAGAATTTTACTAATAACATTGTGATATTAATAGCAGTAACATATTTAACTTAATCCTGAATAAGctccaaattaaataattaacatatttcaTTTTGTCAAGTATTATATTTTCTTACatcttaatataaaaaaatagagaaatattgatttgattgttatatcaaaataaaaccatttaaaaagtttatacgatttttttatcaaaataaaactatttataatagggatttttttatatgttaccactttatttttattattaaatttatatttaacattGTGTGTGGTATAAAgtcttaattttaattctatttttttcacttgtgattttgtttttatatagCTTGCTATTTTTTTATAGTACAAGTTCTAGACCCCAACAAAATATACATGACACACATTTcacatttattttctattttcacatACCATATCTTACACAATAAAATACTGAACACTAactggaattttttttatttaaattaaataaatatagtatgtaTCGAAATAAATAAACGTTGAAGAATTTACCAAAATACATCGTCAGTAATATTTCAGACACAGAGGGTCTTTGGCCAAAATGGCCACATCTCGGGTGCATTGACCCCGTTCTATGATACGGCATCTGCGAGTCATATCTCGGGTGCAACCGTGTTATGAACATAAGCATATATCGGATACACTGCATCCGAGATACGCATGTGTTTTTATTTGGGTCAGTGCATCCGAGATATGCGCGATGTTACGGgcccattttttatatataacattACAATATTTTCGCAAAAAAGCATATACCAAAATGGATAAACAAGTACAGTCATACATGACTTATGCACTAAAAAGAGTCATATATTTGCTGGAGATCTAAACATAAGTAATGagaaaaatacataataataatggTAACTAACGCCGTTCGGCGACAGGATCCAAATGGTGTCCAGTCCAACATC is a window from the Arachis hypogaea cultivar Tifrunner chromosome 1, arahy.Tifrunner.gnm2.J5K5, whole genome shotgun sequence genome containing:
- the LOC112790769 gene encoding probable pectinesterase/pectinesterase inhibitor 39, whose product is MESVGKSNREIVVVVTMFLSVCLVCYCDGSVIVSKDGNGDYKSVSEAIKNAPKLSESVYTIHVRAGTYEEYVVIHHDKTNIKLVGDGPRHTKLVAYQGSTIDIHGEGFMAESIAFVNSAGLKASGAVAVRNEANNTVFYRCSIDGYQDTLWAVSGRQFYKNCDIYGTVDFIYGAAAAVFQDCMLYARYRDHVTFTAQSRDDPNDNNSAFTFQRCNFTMSPEDSISHAKSEVHATLGRPWRPYSTVAILQCFIDSIVGPAGWEEMPGQPTDRVTYVEYGNVGPGAGTDGRVKWPGVRVLHRPAEAQRFTASHLLDADSWIPSTGVPYDNGF